The proteins below are encoded in one region of Thioalkalivibrio sp. K90mix:
- a CDS encoding PLDc N-terminal domain-containing protein produces MGIEVTGILGLIWLIIVIWAIVRTAQSPAGPMVKLLWILILLFLPVAGLIAWLLLGPK; encoded by the coding sequence ATGGGTATCGAAGTCACCGGAATTCTCGGTCTGATCTGGCTGATCATCGTGATCTGGGCCATCGTCCGCACCGCGCAAAGCCCGGCTGGGCCGATGGTCAAGCTACTGTGGATTCTGATCCTGCTGTTCCTGCCAGTGGCGGGGCTGATCGCCTGGCTCCTCCTCGGGCCCAAGTAG
- a CDS encoding MinD/ParA family protein gives MIDRQSGTARVQSAQPRVLTVTSGKGGVGKSSIAVNLGITLARAGRRVCILDADTGLANVNILLGLHPQKGLAEVLTGECPVEDVLLEGPHGLKVIPGASGIRDCVELSAARQRRLVTELARIEQHFDDLILDTAAGIGDTTLDFVAAGHQVLLVITPEPTSLTDAFSLLKVALRRYPLTCQVVVNMVADISEARAVYQRFSGAVEKYLKISVGFLGFIQRDESLRAAVTLQHPVAMFSEHDPSVRPFQRLAQALNDLSWDPSSQASFSRFWFRHLLRKPASSEPVAVDAGADDTPSERLLAERGGTPDVEVPAPESGSEVKKRFEALRREFRALASAVDEPCALAEWIQTLEADYRDRFGIPAVDPEALIEWLLEHPETSEDVLERIGVRLEQATRGEDAACPEPPENVVTPDFGRYGPLAASERPTPIPKPDAIHRVDVAVFGSQQDLLQWLRDSRDEGQLLIEQLERRGDGVAPSPPIGNPNGDDSTDPSSGLLGPEEEPGDQPRHWQEQQDQNPQ, from the coding sequence ATGATCGACAGGCAGTCTGGCACGGCTCGCGTCCAGTCAGCTCAGCCGCGTGTCCTGACAGTGACCAGCGGCAAGGGCGGGGTGGGCAAGTCCAGTATCGCGGTCAACCTCGGGATTACCCTGGCCCGGGCGGGGCGCCGGGTCTGCATCCTGGATGCCGACACGGGGCTTGCCAACGTGAACATCCTGCTGGGGCTGCACCCGCAAAAGGGGCTGGCCGAGGTCCTGACGGGGGAGTGTCCGGTCGAGGATGTCCTTCTCGAGGGCCCCCATGGCCTGAAAGTCATCCCGGGGGCCTCGGGTATCCGCGATTGCGTGGAGTTGTCGGCGGCCCGACAGCGGCGGCTGGTGACCGAGCTGGCGCGGATCGAGCAGCATTTCGATGACCTGATCCTGGATACCGCTGCGGGGATTGGCGATACCACCCTGGATTTCGTCGCCGCCGGACATCAAGTGCTGCTGGTCATTACGCCGGAGCCGACCTCGCTCACCGATGCCTTTTCGTTGCTGAAGGTCGCGCTACGGCGATATCCGCTCACCTGTCAGGTGGTCGTGAACATGGTGGCCGACATCAGTGAGGCGCGGGCGGTGTATCAGCGCTTCAGTGGTGCGGTGGAGAAGTATCTGAAGATCTCGGTGGGCTTTCTCGGGTTCATTCAGCGCGACGAGAGCCTGCGTGCGGCGGTGACCCTGCAGCACCCCGTAGCGATGTTCTCGGAGCATGATCCGTCAGTACGTCCGTTTCAGCGGCTGGCACAGGCCTTGAACGATCTCTCCTGGGACCCCTCGAGCCAGGCCTCGTTCAGCCGTTTCTGGTTCCGGCATCTATTGCGCAAACCCGCATCGAGCGAGCCAGTGGCGGTTGACGCCGGGGCGGATGACACCCCGTCGGAGCGGCTGCTTGCCGAACGGGGTGGCACTCCGGATGTGGAAGTCCCGGCACCGGAGTCCGGCAGTGAGGTGAAGAAGCGGTTCGAGGCCCTGCGGCGGGAGTTCCGTGCCCTGGCGAGCGCGGTCGACGAGCCCTGCGCGCTGGCCGAGTGGATCCAGACGCTGGAGGCCGATTATCGCGATCGCTTTGGCATCCCCGCGGTGGATCCGGAGGCGCTGATCGAATGGCTGCTCGAGCACCCTGAGACCTCCGAAGACGTACTCGAGCGCATCGGCGTGCGTCTGGAACAGGCAACCCGCGGAGAGGATGCCGCTTGCCCGGAGCCGCCCGAAAACGTGGTGACGCCCGACTTTGGCCGCTACGGCCCGCTGGCGGCGAGCGAGCGCCCAACGCCGATCCCGAAACCCGATGCCATACACCGGGTGGATGTGGCGGTGTTCGGCTCGCAGCAGGACCTGTTGCAGTGGTTGCGCGATTCCCGCGACGAGGGACAGCTACTGATCGAGCAGCTCGAACGGCGCGGGGACGGTGTAGCCCCGTCCCCGCCCATCGGCAACCCGAACGGCGATGATTCGACCGATCCGTCTTCCGGGCTACTTGGGCCCGAGGAGGAGCCAGGCGATCAGCCCCGCCACTGGCAGGAACAGCAGGATCAGAATCCACAGTAG
- a CDS encoding HDOD domain-containing protein gives MATAHTATETIPSLPQALTSVLDAGQAAEADFEALSRAILRDTGMTTRLLAAANSPFYYRGSPCRTIDRALFSLGLDTVRSLALTAAIQQLFGRYQPKRTSTLRTIWRRALTTAMLGQVLASLTRHPRPEEAYLSGLLVDLGKLMRLASDEARYWPLLEASSDHRELVSREQATYGQHHAELAAEHLDQWGLDGFVTDAVRFHLEPTAQVRDAHHLVKIVHLASRLGDEPPDAIGDPALAAAHDLFGLNDGLTRELRNRIEDDVTRVAGSLGIELDAGAETANIEAHHPDQAAREALGMRVRDLTELERLSGELRASRTPREHCLAAQRTLFLTLGVEHSLMFLTDADGASVSAWLGEEDEPDFTLPLLPGRSLVTDTLLDREMRQHKPDGETPTPVIDQQLFRLCGAEVIWAFPLLADANSSPAGVLILGLDRERAQTLEPRTGFVRALAREIARVLCTSQSDPPEQAHTDDTTQERIRETLHEAGNPLSIIQNYLGVLNTKLGDEHEASQELALIKEEIDRVGRILLRLKEPDQAVDGPPSSLNRLVQDVADIVDRSLCHTRGIRLELDLAPGDPPLSVSSDHVRQILTNLLKNAAEALQPGGVIRLQTRDPESFNGTSVVALVVADDGPGLPPEVRAAHYRPVESAKGGGHAGLGLSIVRRLADEIGAHIQCDSDREGTRFEIRLPHREAETGALGAGQG, from the coding sequence ATGGCCACGGCGCATACGGCAACCGAAACCATCCCCAGCCTGCCACAGGCCCTGACGTCCGTTCTCGATGCGGGCCAGGCGGCGGAGGCCGATTTCGAGGCCCTCAGCCGTGCCATTCTGCGCGACACCGGCATGACCACACGCCTCCTCGCGGCAGCCAACTCCCCGTTCTATTACCGCGGCTCGCCGTGTCGCACCATCGATAGAGCCCTTTTCAGCCTGGGGCTGGACACCGTGCGCAGCCTCGCCCTGACCGCCGCGATCCAGCAGCTTTTCGGCCGCTACCAGCCCAAGCGCACCAGCACGCTTCGGACCATCTGGCGCCGTGCGCTGACCACCGCCATGCTCGGCCAGGTCCTCGCCTCCCTGACACGCCACCCACGGCCCGAAGAGGCGTATCTGTCAGGGCTTCTGGTTGATCTCGGCAAGCTGATGCGACTGGCGTCCGACGAAGCGCGCTACTGGCCGCTGCTCGAGGCCAGCAGCGACCACCGCGAACTGGTCTCCCGTGAACAGGCGACCTACGGTCAACACCATGCAGAACTGGCCGCCGAACACCTGGACCAATGGGGCCTGGACGGCTTCGTCACCGATGCGGTGCGTTTCCACCTCGAACCCACGGCACAAGTGCGCGATGCACACCACCTAGTGAAGATTGTCCATCTCGCCAGCCGACTTGGCGACGAACCACCCGACGCCATCGGCGACCCGGCCCTGGCAGCCGCCCACGACCTGTTTGGGCTCAATGACGGCCTGACCCGGGAACTGCGCAACCGCATCGAAGACGATGTCACCCGGGTTGCCGGTTCCCTGGGTATTGAGCTGGACGCGGGAGCCGAAACCGCGAATATCGAGGCACATCACCCCGATCAGGCGGCGCGCGAGGCGCTGGGGATGCGTGTCCGCGACCTCACCGAGCTGGAGCGGCTGTCCGGCGAGCTTCGCGCCTCGCGGACCCCCCGAGAACATTGTCTGGCCGCCCAGCGAACGCTGTTTCTCACCCTGGGTGTCGAACACAGCCTGATGTTCCTGACAGACGCGGACGGTGCATCGGTCTCCGCCTGGCTCGGCGAGGAAGACGAGCCCGACTTCACCCTGCCCCTGCTGCCGGGACGGAGCCTTGTGACCGACACCCTGCTGGACCGCGAGATGCGCCAGCACAAACCCGATGGCGAGACACCTACACCGGTCATCGACCAGCAGTTGTTCCGGCTCTGCGGTGCCGAGGTGATCTGGGCATTCCCTCTGCTGGCGGATGCCAACTCCTCGCCCGCAGGGGTGCTGATCCTGGGACTGGACCGAGAACGTGCCCAGACCCTGGAACCCCGAACCGGATTTGTCCGGGCCCTGGCGCGAGAGATTGCACGCGTGCTGTGCACCTCGCAGTCCGACCCGCCCGAGCAAGCGCACACCGACGATACGACGCAAGAGCGAATCCGCGAGACGCTGCACGAGGCGGGCAACCCCCTCAGCATCATCCAGAATTATCTGGGTGTGTTGAACACAAAGCTGGGCGATGAGCACGAGGCCAGCCAGGAACTGGCCCTGATCAAGGAGGAGATTGATCGCGTCGGCCGCATCCTGCTGCGTCTAAAGGAACCCGACCAGGCAGTGGACGGGCCGCCATCCTCGCTTAATCGGCTGGTCCAGGACGTGGCCGACATCGTGGACCGCTCTCTTTGCCACACGCGGGGCATCCGCCTGGAACTGGATCTGGCACCCGGCGATCCGCCCTTGTCTGTCTCCAGCGACCATGTGCGCCAGATTCTGACGAACCTGCTCAAAAACGCCGCCGAGGCCCTGCAGCCGGGGGGCGTCATTCGGCTGCAGACCCGCGACCCCGAGAGCTTCAATGGGACCAGCGTGGTGGCACTGGTGGTCGCCGACGACGGCCCCGGGCTTCCACCGGAGGTCCGCGCGGCCCATTATCGCCCGGTAGAATCCGCCAAGGGCGGGGGGCACGCCGGGCTAGGCCTGAGTATTGTCCGCCGCCTGGCGGACGAGATCGGCGCTCACATCCAGTGCGACAGCGACCGCGAAGGAACGCGGTTCGAGATTCGGCTCCCCCATCGCGAGGCCGAAACCGGAGCCCTCGGGGCGGGACAGGGATAG
- a CDS encoding EAL domain-containing protein: MNEPGTPQTPRILVVDDDPRLLESVRQLLELQTFNVETAPGGGSAIEALRRDPPDLLLLDLCMPELGGRDVLRFIQAAGLAVPVVVISGNTSVDDVAGALRDGASDYLKKPYQPDELLATVRNALHKKDLEDANRHMRARLERSERLHRLIVNNSPDIVFILDRDGRFRFVNSRVHELLGYSRQDLLDTRVLDLVETDDHEKAEYFFEQAGRSHAHIRSVELALKPREMARTRRYFEVAVWPTAASDDTGETLVYGTARDITDRKESEAFINFQAYHDLLTRLPNRALFRDRVDVAIAQAQRQGHPLAVMFIDLNRFKVINDSLGHTIGDRLLQAVAQRLLGCIRKGDTLSRFGGDEFTLLLPQISRQEAAVDVAEKILESLNEPFHLGGDHELYVGASIGIAIYPEGGDTLETLIRHADIAMYREKNTGKNGIRLFAPEMHGNTPHRLQLEQDLRKALEREEFHILYQPQVDGETGQLLGVEALVRWNHPDRGMLGPAEFIPVAEDTRLIVDLDRATLRNALGDIRKAHQHVPNLRLAVNLSPVLIERDDFVDGVLGLLVETGFPAELLEIEITESLLMSDTHDTVAKLNRLCEAGVQVAVDDFGTGYSSLSYLQKLPVHTLKIDRSFTLTICTDGEACIVNAIVSMARGLQMNIVAEGVETAAQQEYLRRLGCPMMQGFLFGHPSPLADLLQAESDFGRRTARS, encoded by the coding sequence ATGAACGAACCCGGCACACCACAGACCCCTCGCATCCTCGTCGTCGACGACGACCCGCGCCTTCTGGAAAGCGTGCGCCAGCTGCTGGAACTGCAAACGTTCAACGTGGAAACCGCGCCGGGCGGCGGCAGCGCCATCGAGGCCCTGCGGCGGGATCCGCCCGATCTCCTGCTGCTCGATCTGTGCATGCCGGAACTGGGGGGGCGTGATGTCCTGCGCTTCATCCAGGCCGCCGGGCTCGCGGTCCCTGTGGTGGTCATCAGCGGCAACACCTCGGTGGACGATGTCGCCGGCGCCCTGCGCGACGGGGCCTCCGACTACCTGAAAAAGCCCTACCAGCCCGACGAGCTGCTGGCGACCGTCCGCAATGCCCTGCACAAAAAAGACCTGGAAGACGCCAACCGCCACATGCGGGCACGCCTGGAGCGTTCCGAGCGCCTGCACCGGCTGATCGTCAACAACTCGCCGGACATCGTGTTCATCCTGGACCGCGACGGTCGGTTTCGTTTCGTGAATTCGCGCGTCCACGAGTTGCTCGGCTATTCCCGTCAGGACCTGCTGGACACCCGTGTCCTGGATCTGGTCGAAACCGACGACCACGAGAAGGCGGAGTACTTCTTCGAGCAGGCCGGGCGCAGCCATGCCCACATCCGCTCCGTGGAGCTCGCGCTCAAGCCGCGGGAGATGGCCCGCACCCGGCGCTATTTCGAGGTCGCGGTCTGGCCGACAGCGGCCAGCGACGATACAGGCGAGACCCTGGTCTACGGGACTGCCCGCGACATCACCGACCGCAAAGAGTCAGAAGCCTTCATCAACTTTCAGGCCTACCACGACCTGCTTACGCGCCTGCCCAATCGTGCCCTGTTCCGCGACCGGGTCGATGTGGCCATCGCCCAGGCACAGCGCCAGGGTCACCCCCTGGCCGTGATGTTCATCGACCTCAACCGCTTCAAGGTCATCAACGATTCGCTGGGGCACACCATCGGCGACCGCCTGCTGCAGGCCGTCGCCCAGCGCCTGCTGGGCTGCATTCGCAAAGGGGATACGCTGTCGCGCTTCGGCGGCGACGAATTTACCCTGCTGCTCCCTCAGATCAGCCGCCAGGAGGCCGCGGTTGATGTAGCCGAAAAGATCCTCGAAAGCCTCAATGAACCGTTCCACCTGGGGGGCGACCACGAGTTGTATGTCGGGGCCAGCATCGGGATCGCGATCTACCCCGAGGGGGGCGACACGCTCGAGACCCTGATCCGGCATGCCGACATCGCGATGTACCGGGAAAAGAACACGGGCAAGAATGGCATCCGCCTGTTCGCACCGGAGATGCACGGCAACACGCCACACCGCCTGCAATTGGAGCAGGACCTGCGCAAGGCCCTGGAGCGCGAAGAGTTCCACATCCTCTACCAGCCGCAGGTCGATGGCGAGACAGGACAGCTCCTGGGCGTCGAGGCGTTGGTTCGCTGGAATCACCCCGATCGCGGCATGCTGGGCCCAGCCGAATTCATCCCGGTCGCCGAAGACACACGTCTGATCGTCGACCTCGATCGCGCGACCCTGCGCAACGCCCTCGGCGACATACGCAAAGCCCATCAACACGTACCCAACCTGCGCCTGGCGGTGAACCTGTCACCGGTGCTGATCGAGCGCGACGACTTTGTCGACGGCGTGCTGGGATTGCTGGTCGAGACCGGCTTCCCCGCAGAACTGCTGGAGATCGAGATCACCGAAAGCCTGTTGATGAGCGACACCCACGATACCGTGGCCAAACTCAACCGCCTGTGCGAAGCCGGCGTCCAGGTGGCGGTGGATGACTTCGGCACCGGTTATTCGTCGCTGAGCTATCTGCAGAAGCTGCCGGTCCACACCCTGAAGATTGATCGCAGCTTCACCCTCACCATCTGTACTGACGGGGAGGCCTGTATCGTTAACGCGATCGTATCGATGGCGCGCGGCCTGCAGATGAACATCGTCGCGGAGGGCGTGGAGACCGCAGCCCAGCAGGAGTATCTGCGCCGCCTTGGCTGCCCGATGATGCAGGGCTTCCTGTTCGGGCACCCCTCCCCCCTCGCGGACCTGCTACAGGCGGAATCCGACTTCGGGCGTCGAACTGCCCGATCCTGA
- a CDS encoding EAL domain-containing protein → MPVLLAVSLCLPAGAGADDPLRIGLYENVPKVGTGDDGAAGGVFVELLDAIARREHWRLEYVSCEWSACLEALEAGEIDLMPDVALTPERRESLAFHSIPVAQAWSQVLAPIDSGLDRIEALEGLRLAVLDGSIQYDYLREYALDTGLDWTLVTRGDMESVLAAVASGDADVAITNNFYARRHARQHMLVETPVTFDQVGLYYAAAPGRQDDRLEVIDAYLQRWKGDAGSPYQHAMEQALEPPLGEGEIPTWAWSALASAAVIALVLGLMAVWLRRTVRAQTRALREANQRLEHLLESGPVVLYQLNALDFKPLWVSGNFARLFGFNSRVALQPGWWEQQVHPEDRATAMRENRRLQEERHMVRELRLFDGWGKLRHIRDEMRIIPGGNQGQRGAEVVGSWTDLTASMEQKEALRQMAHYDARTGLPNRVLLHDRLGHTLERAMADGLARWVVLIDLDRFRNVNETLGTSAGDRVLEGLAERLGGLLGPQDTVSRVGADEFCLIIENPPMDGGAEAFLEQLLETLREPCAIGGRALVTTASVGLATFPEHGNTRDELLTAAELAMAASRSVGGDTWHVYEPGMGAQTEHRLFLENDLRSAIANDELLLYFQPQLEMQSGRLVGMEALVRWRHPVRGMVSPAEFIPLAEETGMIQAIDRWVLNAACAQLAHWDQDGRGVPTVAVNLSARELHDETLVAAIQEILEHHGLEPDRLELELTETMMMEQPERALAVLHRLETLGVTLAMDDFGAGYSNLAHLRRLPLRRLKIDQSLVRDIGHSRNNESIIRAIIALADALGLDLIAEGVEEAGQQAFLLREGCRFGQGYLLGRPAPADNALQGIGA, encoded by the coding sequence ATGCCTGTCCTGCTGGCGGTGTCCCTGTGCCTGCCCGCCGGGGCCGGCGCGGATGATCCCCTGCGCATAGGGCTGTACGAGAACGTGCCCAAGGTCGGCACGGGTGACGATGGGGCGGCAGGGGGCGTGTTCGTCGAGTTGCTGGACGCCATCGCGCGACGCGAGCACTGGCGGCTGGAGTATGTCTCGTGCGAGTGGTCGGCCTGTCTGGAGGCCCTGGAGGCGGGCGAGATCGACCTGATGCCGGATGTCGCGCTGACGCCGGAGCGGCGCGAGAGCCTCGCGTTTCACTCGATCCCGGTGGCTCAGGCATGGAGCCAGGTGCTGGCGCCGATCGATTCGGGGCTGGATCGCATCGAAGCGCTGGAAGGCCTCCGCCTTGCGGTGCTCGATGGATCGATTCAATACGACTACCTGCGCGAGTACGCACTGGACACCGGCCTGGACTGGACCCTTGTGACCCGTGGCGACATGGAATCCGTGCTGGCTGCTGTCGCGTCGGGCGATGCCGACGTGGCCATCACAAACAACTTCTATGCGCGGCGTCATGCACGCCAGCATATGCTGGTGGAAACCCCCGTCACCTTCGACCAGGTCGGTCTTTACTACGCCGCTGCTCCTGGGCGGCAGGATGACCGACTGGAGGTTATCGACGCCTACCTCCAGCGCTGGAAGGGCGACGCGGGGTCGCCCTATCAGCACGCGATGGAGCAGGCACTGGAACCACCCCTCGGGGAGGGGGAAATCCCGACGTGGGCCTGGTCGGCGCTGGCGTCCGCCGCCGTGATCGCACTCGTCCTGGGGCTGATGGCGGTCTGGTTGCGACGCACCGTGCGCGCGCAGACACGTGCCCTGCGCGAGGCCAATCAGCGTCTCGAACACCTGCTCGAGAGTGGACCGGTCGTGCTCTATCAACTCAATGCGCTGGATTTCAAGCCGCTTTGGGTGAGTGGCAACTTCGCGCGGCTGTTTGGATTCAATTCCAGGGTGGCGCTGCAGCCGGGCTGGTGGGAGCAGCAAGTCCATCCGGAGGACCGGGCCACGGCCATGCGCGAGAACCGGCGTTTGCAGGAGGAACGCCACATGGTCCGTGAACTGCGCCTGTTCGATGGCTGGGGCAAGCTGCGCCATATTCGCGACGAGATGCGGATCATTCCCGGCGGCAATCAGGGACAGCGCGGGGCCGAGGTGGTCGGCAGCTGGACGGATCTCACCGCCAGCATGGAGCAGAAAGAAGCGCTGCGGCAGATGGCCCATTACGACGCGCGTACCGGCCTCCCGAACCGCGTGCTGTTGCACGACCGGCTGGGACACACCCTGGAACGCGCGATGGCCGATGGTCTTGCGCGCTGGGTGGTGCTGATCGACCTGGATCGCTTCCGCAATGTCAACGAGACCCTGGGAACATCGGCGGGCGACCGCGTGCTGGAAGGTTTGGCGGAACGGCTTGGGGGGTTACTGGGGCCGCAGGATACGGTGTCTCGCGTAGGAGCAGACGAGTTCTGCCTGATTATCGAAAACCCGCCGATGGATGGCGGCGCCGAGGCCTTCCTCGAGCAGCTGCTGGAAACCTTGCGCGAACCCTGCGCTATCGGTGGGCGTGCGCTGGTCACCACGGCGAGCGTCGGGCTGGCGACGTTCCCCGAACATGGCAACACGCGTGACGAATTGTTGACCGCCGCGGAACTCGCAATGGCGGCCTCGCGCAGCGTTGGCGGGGACACCTGGCATGTCTACGAGCCCGGAATGGGGGCGCAGACGGAACATCGTCTGTTCCTGGAAAACGACCTGCGTAGCGCCATCGCCAACGACGAGCTGCTGCTCTACTTTCAGCCGCAGCTGGAGATGCAGTCGGGCCGGCTGGTGGGGATGGAGGCGCTGGTGCGCTGGCGTCATCCCGTTCGCGGAATGGTGTCCCCCGCGGAGTTTATCCCGCTGGCGGAAGAAACCGGGATGATCCAGGCCATTGATCGCTGGGTGTTGAACGCGGCCTGTGCCCAGCTGGCGCATTGGGACCAGGACGGCCGAGGCGTGCCGACCGTGGCCGTGAACCTGTCCGCGCGCGAGCTGCATGACGAAACTCTGGTGGCGGCGATCCAGGAGATCCTGGAGCACCACGGTCTGGAGCCCGACCGGCTGGAGCTGGAACTGACCGAGACCATGATGATGGAGCAGCCAGAGCGGGCGCTGGCCGTGCTGCACCGCCTGGAAACGCTCGGCGTGACGCTGGCCATGGATGACTTCGGTGCGGGCTATTCCAACCTGGCGCATCTGCGTCGCTTGCCGCTGCGGCGGCTGAAGATCGACCAGTCACTGGTCCGCGATATCGGGCACTCGCGCAACAACGAATCGATTATCCGCGCCATCATTGCCCTGGCCGACGCACTGGGGCTGGACCTGATTGCCGAGGGTGTGGAAGAGGCGGGCCAGCAAGCGTTCCTGCTACGCGAGGGCTGCCGTTTCGGGCAGGGCTACCTGCTGGGCCGCCCGGCCCCGGCCGATAATGCCTTGCAAGGCATTGGCGCATAG
- a CDS encoding glycerate kinase: MLCPDSFKGSLDAADVAQAMARGVHAASPSTRIRALPMADGGEGTAELVSHTMGWAWHLSDVRDPRGQHVSAGWGCDAVTRRAVIDVASACGLGLVPEAERDPWRLDTRGVGHLILAALDAGARHVLIGLGGSGTVDGGAGMLHALGVRFRDREGAELDPVPDRLEHLESADFSGLEPRLAGLRITVLNDVDNPLTGNRGAAAVFGPQKGLATKDVPRMDAYMERLERAIDEAGELRRPGAMPGAGAAGGLGFALACVLRGQSRMGAVYLADLIDLDAAIAGSDLVITGEGQVDGQTAHGKVVAEVVRRARRCCVPVVAVAGSIDATPEELEAVGLADARALCDGTITLEQAMGEPGRWIMERTRALVEARGARSV; encoded by the coding sequence GTGCTGTGTCCGGACAGCTTCAAGGGCAGTCTGGATGCGGCAGACGTGGCCCAGGCGATGGCTCGCGGTGTACATGCCGCGAGTCCATCCACCCGCATCCGGGCGTTGCCGATGGCGGATGGGGGAGAAGGGACGGCGGAACTGGTCAGCCATACCATGGGTTGGGCCTGGCATTTGTCCGATGTCCGTGATCCGCGTGGGCAGCATGTCTCGGCGGGCTGGGGGTGCGATGCCGTCACCCGACGCGCGGTGATTGATGTCGCCTCGGCCTGTGGGCTGGGCCTGGTGCCCGAGGCCGAGCGCGATCCGTGGAGGCTCGATACCCGCGGCGTGGGGCACCTGATCCTTGCCGCCCTGGATGCCGGTGCCCGGCATGTGCTGATCGGCCTCGGGGGCAGCGGCACGGTGGATGGCGGTGCCGGGATGCTGCACGCACTGGGGGTCCGCTTTCGGGACCGAGAAGGGGCCGAGCTGGATCCTGTCCCGGACCGGCTGGAGCACCTGGAAAGTGCCGATTTCTCTGGTCTGGAGCCACGGCTTGCGGGACTCCGCATCACGGTGCTGAACGATGTCGACAACCCGTTGACGGGCAACCGGGGTGCTGCGGCGGTGTTCGGCCCGCAAAAGGGCCTGGCCACGAAAGACGTGCCACGCATGGATGCCTACATGGAGCGGCTGGAACGCGCGATTGACGAGGCGGGGGAGTTGCGCCGCCCGGGCGCCATGCCCGGGGCGGGGGCTGCCGGCGGACTGGGCTTTGCACTGGCCTGTGTCCTGCGCGGGCAGTCACGCATGGGGGCGGTGTACCTGGCGGATCTGATCGATCTCGATGCGGCGATCGCCGGGAGCGATCTGGTGATCACGGGCGAGGGGCAGGTCGACGGCCAGACCGCGCATGGCAAGGTCGTGGCCGAGGTGGTTCGGCGGGCACGGCGCTGCTGTGTGCCGGTCGTCGCCGTGGCCGGTTCGATCGATGCTACCCCGGAGGAACTCGAGGCGGTGGGGCTCGCCGACGCGCGCGCCCTTTGTGATGGCACGATCACGCTGGAGCAGGCGATGGGCGAGCCCGGGCGCTGGATCATGGAGCGTACGCGCGCACTGGTGGAGGCGCGAGGGGCGCGATCGGTCTAA
- a CDS encoding GntP family permease has translation MLIIGLIIVVAALVFATVKLRVHPFLALLLAAFVMALIGGIAPKEAISVINDGFGGTLGYIGIVIALGTIIGVILDRTGAAIVMAEAIIRALSDRFPNLTATIIGYIVSIPVFCDSGYVILNSLKNALAKKAGVSMVAMSVALATGLFATHNFVPPTPGPIAAASNIGIADALGLVILFGLVVAAVAAAVGWLWASRYTHANDDELLEPDPIEEATGQEVKKPEPDLANPPTTLAAFMPILAPIILISIGSIASLATRDVDPGMFAAALIFLGQPVVALAIGVVFALLLVKGGDKRGRFHQMTVDAVLLAAPILLITGAGGAFGSVLQETPIGDQLGDMLTGLGLGLLVPFLLAAALKSAQGSSTVALVAASSMVAPLLPALGLDSDMGMVLAVMAVGAGAMTVSHANDSFFWVVTQFSRMKVSTAYKAYTTATLLQGVSAMIVIYLLGLVFV, from the coding sequence ATGCTGATTATTGGCCTGATTATCGTCGTGGCGGCGCTGGTGTTCGCCACCGTGAAGCTGCGAGTCCACCCCTTCCTTGCCCTGTTGCTGGCGGCCTTTGTGATGGCGCTGATCGGGGGTATTGCCCCGAAAGAGGCGATCAGCGTCATCAACGACGGTTTTGGCGGGACGCTGGGCTATATCGGGATCGTGATCGCGCTGGGCACGATCATCGGGGTGATCCTGGATCGCACCGGGGCGGCGATCGTGATGGCGGAGGCAATCATCCGCGCGTTGTCGGATCGATTCCCGAACCTCACGGCCACAATCATCGGCTACATCGTGTCGATCCCGGTGTTCTGCGACTCGGGCTACGTGATCCTGAACTCCCTGAAGAACGCGCTGGCGAAGAAGGCCGGCGTGTCCATGGTGGCGATGAGTGTCGCGCTGGCGACGGGCCTGTTCGCCACGCACAACTTTGTTCCGCCGACGCCGGGCCCGATCGCCGCAGCCAGCAACATCGGGATTGCCGATGCGCTGGGGCTGGTGATCCTGTTCGGTCTCGTGGTGGCCGCCGTGGCGGCCGCGGTTGGCTGGCTCTGGGCCAGCCGCTATACCCACGCGAACGACGACGAGCTGCTGGAGCCGGACCCGATTGAGGAGGCGACCGGTCAGGAGGTGAAGAAGCCGGAGCCCGACCTGGCCAATCCGCCCACGACCCTGGCCGCGTTCATGCCGATCCTGGCACCGATCATCCTGATCTCCATCGGCTCGATCGCGTCCCTCGCCACCCGCGATGTCGATCCCGGCATGTTCGCGGCGGCACTGATCTTCCTCGGCCAGCCGGTCGTCGCGCTGGCCATTGGCGTGGTGTTCGCCCTGCTGCTGGTCAAGGGCGGCGACAAGCGCGGCCGTTTCCACCAGATGACGGTCGATGCGGTTCTGCTCGCGGCCCCGATCCTGCTGATCACCGGGGCGGGCGGCGCGTTTGGCTCGGTGCTACAGGAAACACCGATCGGTGACCAGCTCGGCGACATGCTGACAGGGCTGGGCCTGGGCCTGTTGGTGCCGTTCCTGCTGGCGGCTGCGCTCAAGTCGGCGCAGGGTTCGTCGACGGTGGCACTGGTGGCCGCTTCCAGTATGGTGGCGCCGCTGCTGCCAGCGCTGGGCCTGGATTCCGACATGGGCATGGTGCTGGCCGTGATGGCCGTGGGTGCGGGCGCGATGACCGTGTCGCATGCCAACGACAGCTTCTTCTGGGTGGTGACCCAGTTCAGCCGCATGAAGGTGTCGACCGCCTACAAGGCCTATACGACCGCCACGCTGTTGCAGGGTGTGAGCGCGATGATCGTGATCTACCTGCTGGGGCTCGTCTTTGTCTGA